From Streptomyces fungicidicus, one genomic window encodes:
- the fdxA gene encoding ferredoxin — MTYVIAQPCVDVKDKACIEECPVDCIYEGQRSLYIHPDECVDCGACEPVCPVEAIFYEDDTPEEWKDYYKANVEFFDELGSPGGASKLGLIERDHPFIAALPPQA, encoded by the coding sequence GTGACCTACGTCATCGCGCAGCCTTGTGTCGACGTGAAGGACAAGGCGTGCATCGAGGAGTGCCCGGTCGACTGCATCTACGAGGGCCAGCGGTCCTTGTACATCCACCCGGACGAATGCGTCGACTGTGGTGCCTGTGAGCCGGTCTGCCCGGTCGAGGCGATCTTCTACGAGGACGACACTCCGGAGGAGTGGAAGGACTACTACAAGGCGAACGTCGAGTTCTTCGACGAGCTCGGCTCGCCCGGCGGCGCCAGCAAGCTCGGTCTGATCGAGCGGGACCACCCGTTCATCGCCGCGCTGCCGCCGCAGGCGTAA